In one window of Aphidius gifuensis isolate YNYX2018 linkage group LG4, ASM1490517v1, whole genome shotgun sequence DNA:
- the LOC122853938 gene encoding uncharacterized protein LOC122853938: protein MNDARIRFITRKRAALKSQLTRVQELFDEGEYEALSLRARVTRVSELYNNYEELNDEIAISQPDHPHLDEFNEIQDRYFTLLGKINEALNITQNLTPRESLLSVNEIVPNEPPRRRTIKLPQITLPTFDGKYSNWLNFKTEFLEHIGELQDLSDGQKFQYLKQSLIGDAKSKVHLFTATRNNYHKAWEILNRAYEVKRILIKEHLAKLTKLPVQRDENTEGLVKLADEVQQNAENLKNLGVSISSEMLVHLIEDKLHKKTCEKWEESLKRDEFPTIDEMYEFLYRTAVCVSKRTSSDVNKSDLHKGQPATKKPRLDKPNPVNHSFVIQTSNNCTLCKDQQHPLFRCEKFRNLEIKDRVNVVKNAKLCYNCLRYHRDVEYKACTLKTLGISWQIKDDNITYNVNSIKTDKKLTKRHILSEIAKIFDPLGLLGPIILHAKVIMQKIWKEKLHWDESVPPEIHRLWLKNRVALA, encoded by the exons ATGAATGACGCAAGAATAAGGTTTATTACTCGAAAACGGGCTGCACTCAAGTCTCAATTAACTAGAGTCCAAGAATTGTTTGATGAGGGCGAGTACGAAGCCCTCAGTTTAAGAGCTAGAGTCACACGTGTCTCCGAACTTTATAATAACTATGAAGAATTGAATGATGAAATTGCCATTTCACAACCCGATCATCCTCATCTCGATGAATTTAATGAGATACAAGATAGATATTTTACATTACTgggtaaaataaatgaagccCTCAATATTACTCAGAATTTAACTCCACGAGAATCGCTTCTGTCTGTCAATGAAATTGTTCCCAATGAACCACCCCGTCGGCGGACGATCAAACTGCCACAAATTACTCTGCCAACATTCGACGGTAAATATTCCAATtggttgaattttaaaacagAGTTTCTAGAACATATCGGGGAATTACAAGATCTAAGCGACGGTCAAAAATTCCAATACTTGAAACAATCTCTAATTGGCGACGCCAAAAGTAAAGTACATCTCTTCACTGCAACGCGTAATAACTATCACAAAGCATGGGAGATTCTCAACCGTGCATACGAAGTTAAACGAATTTTGATTAAAGAACATTTGGCGAAATTAACTAAATTACCAGTTCAAAGAGATGAAAATACTGAAGGCCTCGTCAAATTGGCAGATGAAGTTCAACAAAATGccgaaaatttgaaaaatctaGGCGTATCAATTAGTTCAGAAATGCTCGTACATCTGATAGAAGATAAATTACATAAGAAAACATGCGAGAAATGGGAAGAATCCCTAAAAAGAGATGAATTCCCAACAATAGACGAGatgtatgaatttttatatcgtACAGCTGTTTGTGTTTCAAAACGAACAAGCAGTGACGTCAATAAATCCGACCTGCACAAGGGACAACCTGCAACAAAAAAACCCCGCCTTGATAAGCCTAATCCAGTTAATCATTCCTTTGTCATTCAAACGTCCAACAACTGTACACTCTGTAAGGATCAACAACATCCTTTATTCAGAtgtgaaaaatttagaaatttagaGATTAAAGACAGAGTAAATGTCGTAAAAAATGCAAAACTTTGTTACAATTGCTTACGATATCATCGAGATGTCGAAT ATAAGGCTTGTACATTAAAAACATTGGGAATTTCTTGGCAAATTAAAGACGATAACATAACATACAatgtaaattcaataaaaaccgataaaaaattaactaaaagaCACATTTTGTCTGAAATTGCCAAGATCTTCGATCCATTGGGTTTATTGGGACCTATTATTTTACATGCCAAGGTAATTATGCAAAAAATTTGGAAAGAAAAATTGCACTGGGATGAATCAGTACCACCTGAAATTCACCGATTATGGCTTAA AAATCGTGTTGCATTGGCTTAA